The genomic stretch GACGCTCTGGCCCAGTTGCTCGACCAGATTCCACGCGAAGAACAAATCGATGTTATCGGCGGTGATGGTCCCTCTACGACACCAAGCCATGCCATGCGGCCATTGCTGCACGCAGTGCTATTCCTTCGATTCCGCCACGCGAGGGTGCCGTTCATTGGCTAGCGGATATGCTCGGTGCGGCGTGGCGTAATGGCGCGGTTGATGCAATTGCCCGTGACGGTCGTCGAGAATGGAAGCAAAAAAGTGGCTACCACCGGCGATCGCTTGCCGAGAATGCGATGTATCGGTTCAAGATCCTCACCGGCAACTGTCTCTGGGCGCGTCACATCGACTCGCAGGCGACCGAGGTCTCCATTCGCGTCGGCGTCATCAACCGTATGGCGGACCTCGCTCGTCCGCAATCCGTTCGTATCGCCTGAAATTTCCCGTCGATGGCTATTGCGTCCTCACACTCGATTTATGCAACAACGCCCCTGGCTAACCTCACCGACCAAGCTCCAGCCCATGAACCAGCGGTGTATGACACTTCACTCTTGAAACCGCCTGGTGATACAATCTAACGTGACGGGCCTCCTCGCATGGTGGACCGGTGAACCTGGTCAGGTCGGGAACGAAGCAGCCACAGCCGTTTTCTGCCAGTGCCGAGGGTCAGGCTCGTCACTTTCCTCTTTCTTCCTGTTCGATCAGCTGACGCGGCGTGTGCGCCTACTCCAGGTCCAGATTGTCCTGTCTGGTTTTGCCTGCCCGCGGCGTTGCACTGATTCAAGCATTACTTGGCGTGAAGACCGTCTATCGACTGACGTTGCGCGCCTTGCAAGGTTTCACCGGCGTTGTTGCATAAATCGAGCATGAGGACGCAATGGCATCGACGGGCATAATTTCAGGCGATACGAACGGATTGCGGACGAGCGAAATCCGCCATGCGGTTGATGACTCCGCCGCGAACGGAGACCTCGGTCGCCGGCGAGTCGATGTGACGCGCCCAGAGAGAGTTGCCGGTGAGGGTCTTGAACCGATACATCCATTCTCGGCAAGCGATCGCCGGTAGCCACTTTCTTGCTTCCATTCTCGACGACCGTCACGGGCAATTGCATCAACCGCGCCATTACGCCACGCCGCGCCGGGCATATCTGCTGGCCAATGAACGGCACCCTCGCGTGGCGGAATCGAAGGAATAGCACTGCGTGCAGCAATGGCCGCATGGCATGGCTTGGTGTCGTAGGCACCATCACCGCCGATGACATCGATTTGTTCTTCGCGTGAAATCTGGTCGAGCAACTGGGCCAGAGCGTCACCGTCAGCCACATTTTGATTCGTCATTAGCGCGGCATGCACTTGACCCGTATTCGCGTTGAGCGCGAGATGGACTTTACGCCACGTGCGCCGCTTCGCGTAGCCGTGCTGGCGCACCTTCCATTCACATTCTCCATAAACCTTCAGACCGGTGCTGTCGACAACCAGATGGATCGGTTCATTGTCACGAAGGATCGGCAGTTCGACATCAAGCGTTTTGCCCGGCGACAGAGCGTGGTGTAATTCGGCACCGGCAAGCTCGGAAAGGCCAGATCGCGCAGACTTTGGGTGAAACCTTGCAGGGCGCGCACCGTCAGTCGATAGACGGTCTTCACGCCAAGTAATGCCTGAATCAGCGTATCGCCGTATAGACACGGGCGACCACGTGTGGGTATGGCATCGGGTATTCTGGCAAGGACGGCTTCATCTATCCATATTGTTACGTTCCCCCGGTTGATCAGGCCTTCATTATAGGCCGCCCAATTCCTGACACGGTAGCGTGCCTTCGGCTCACCTTTCTTGTGTATGTCCTTGCGCATTTTTTTGGCAAAAATTAGGCAGTTCCTCTGGAATCTGACTTGATAGGAGGCTGGCCCCGCGATCGTCGCGCGTAAACGTCAACGGATCTGGCTCGATTTATGCAACAACGCCGGTTTCACCCAAAGTCTGCGCGATCTGGCCTTCCAGAGCTTGCCGGTGCCGAATTACACCACGCTCTGTCGCCGGGCAAAAACGCTTGATGTCGAACTGCCGATCGGCGTTGTTGCATAAATCGAACGTGAGGACGCCATGGAATCGGACGGGCATAATTCAGGCGATACGAACGGATTGCGGACGAGCGAGGTCCGCCATGCGGTTGATGACGCCGACGCGAACGGCGACCTCGGTCGCCTGCGCGGCGATGTGACGCGCCCAGAGACAGTGGCCGGTGAGGGTCTTGAACCGATACATCGCATTCTCGGCAAGCGATCGCCGGTGGTAGTAGCCACTGTGTTGCTTCCATTCTCGACGACCGTCACGGGTAATTGCATTAACCGCGCCATTACGCCACGCCGCACCGGGCATATCCGCTGGCCAATGAACGGCACCCTCGCGTGGCGGAATCGAAGGAATAGCACTGCATGCAGCAATGGCCGCATGGCATGGCTTAGTGTCGTAGGCACCATCACCGCCGATGAAATCGATTTGTTCTTCGCGTGGAATCTGGTCGAGCAACTTGGCCAGAGCGTCACCGTCAGCCACATTCTGATTCGTCATTAGCGCGGCATGCACTTGACCCGTATTCGCGTTGAGCGCGAGATGGACTTTACGCCACGTGCGCCGCTTCGCGTAGCCGTGCTGGCGCACCTTCCATTCACATTCTCCATAAACCTTCAGACCGGTGCTGTCGACAACCAGATGGATCGGTTCATTGTCACGAAGGATCGGCAGTTCGACATCAAGCGTTTTGCCCGGCGACAGAGCGTGGTGTAATTCGGCACCGGCAAGCTCGGGAAGGCCAGATCGCGCAGACTTGGGGTGAGACCTTGCAGGGCGCGCACCGTCAGTCGATAGACGGTCTTCACGCCAAGTAATGACTGAATCAGCGTATCGCCGTATAGACACGGGCGACCACGTGTGGGTATGGCATCGGGTATTCTGGCAAGGACGGCTTCATCTATCCAGATTTTTACGTCCCCCCGGTTGATCAGGCCTTCATTATAGGCCGCCCAATTCCTGACACGGTAGCGTGCCTTCGGCTCACCTTTCTTGTGTATGTCCTTGCGCATTTTCTTGGCAAAAATTAGGCAGTTCCTCTGGAATCTGACTTGATAGGAGGCTGGCCCCGCGACCGTTGCGCGTAAACGTCAACGGATCTCGCTCGATTTATGCAACAACGCCGCTACTCGAAGCGGCGCACGTGGCGTAAAGTCCATCTCGCGCTCAACGCGAATACAGGTCAAGTGCATGCCGCGCTCATGACGAATCAGCATGTGGCTGACGGTGACGCTCTGGCCAAGTTGCTCGACCAGATTCCACGCGAAGAACAAATCGATGTCATCGGCGGTGACGGTGCCTACGACACTAAGCCATGCCATGCGGCCATTGCTGCACGCAGTGCTATTCCTTCGATTCCGCCACGCGTGGGTGCCGCTCATTGGCCAACGGATATGCGCCCGGTGCGGCGTGGCGTAATAACGCGGTTGATACAATTACCCGTGACGGTCGTCGAGAATGGAAGCAACACAGTGGCTACCACCGGCGATCGCTTGCTGAGAATGCAATGTATCGGTTCAAGACCCTCACCGGCAACTGTCTCTGGGCGCGTCACATCGCCGCGCAGGCGACCGAGGTCGCCGTTCGCGTCGGCGTCATCAACCGCATGGCGGACCTCGCTCGTCCGCAATCCGTTCGTATCGCCTGGATTATGCCCGTCCGATGCCATGGCGTCCTCACGTTCGATTTATGCAACAACGCCGTCTCAGTTCAAGGTGGCGGGCATGTCGAGCTTGGTCACGCCCGGCAGGTCGCAGGCGGTGATTGCCTCGCTGATTGCGTCGATGGCTGGCATGCGCGTGAAGCTTTTGCGCCAGACCAGCGCCACGCGGCGGTCCGGGATCGGCTCATCGAAGGACACGTAGGACAGCAGGTCCGCATCGGCATTGTTCGCCAGCGGCCCGACCTTGCCCACTGACATGCGCGGCAGCACCGTGATACCTACCCCACTCGCCACCATGTGGCGGATGGTTTCCAGCGAGGAGCCCTCAAAGGTCTTCTGGATGCCGTCGGCGGTCTGCGAGAAGTGCATCAGCTCGGGACATGCGCCTAGCACGTGGTCGCGAAAGCAGTGGCCGTTGCCGAGTAGCAGCATGGTTTCCTGCTTGAGCTCGGTCGTGTTGATTTTGTGGCGCTTGGACCAAGGATGGCTGGAGGGCAGCGCGACCACGAAAGGCTCGTCGTAAAGCGGGCGTACCATCAGGCCGGTTTCCGGGAATGGAAGCGCCATGATGGTGGCGTCGATCTCGCCCTGCTTGAGCAACTCGAGCAGCTTGAGCGTGTAGTTCTCCTGCAGCATCAGCGGCATCTGCGGGACACGGTGGATCATCTGCTTGACAAGCGTGGGCAGCAGGTAAGGCCCAATCGTGTAGATCACGCCGAGCCGGAACGGCCCGACCAGTGGATCCTTCCCCTGCTTGACGATTTCCTTGATGGCAAAGGTCTGCTCCAGCACGCGCTGGGCCTGGGTGACGATCTGCTTGCCGATTGGCGTCACGCTCACCTCGCTCGAGCCGCGCTCGAAGATCTGCACGTTCAGCTCATCTTCGAGCTTCTTGATCGCAACCGAGAGCGTCGGTTGGCTGACGAAACAGGCTTCCGCCGCGCGGCCAAAATGCCGCTCGCGCGCGACTGCGACGATATACTTCAGTTCAGTAAGCGTCATTATTAGTCAATCAAATAAATGTATATGATAGTTTTAGTTTATACACCGGATAGCAGTATTGCGCCAGCCTTCTCGGCGTCAATTGCTTGTTGCGGTACAGCATGAATATTGACCCGCCATTCACGATCTTGAAATTGGAAAATCGTCCCATCATGTGGGGAGATGGGGCGTTGTTGCATAAATCGAGCGTGAGGCACGTGAAGAGGGGCGCCGTCAGGTAATCAACCTGAGCAGACGCGGCTGGACCTACGACAAATTGCCGTAGCCTACGAACCTGTCGCGCACGGGCGTGTTCGATATTTTGTAAGCGCTACACCCGCGAAGGCGCGACTGGATTACTGGACAAGTCGAGCGGAGCGGTGAACCCAAGCCGAGCCGTGGGTGAGCAGCAGGAAGTGGAAATTCGCATTCTGTTGCACGACCAAATGCCGGACCAGCTGAAGATGTCGTTCGCATTGTGGACGCGACATGCCGTGCGGGAGTTGATCCGGCAGCGATGTGGTTTGACGCTGACGTTGTAAAATGGTGGCTTGTATCTGGTGCGCTGGAGCTTCACCCCATAACAGCCGATGAAGCGGGGCTACGAACAGCGACCGGAAGCGGTGCAGGCATGGCTGAACAAGACGTATCCGGAGATGGCGTGTCGGGCAAAAACTGAAGGCGCGGAAATTCAGTGGGGCGAAAAAACGGGGCTGCGCTCGGATGATGTACGAGGCCGCTCCTACGCACCAATGGGCAAGATACCCGCGCGGCGCCTGGCGAGCCGACGCGAAGGCTTTTCGGTAATGTCGACGGTGACAAACCGTGGCCAGGTGCGCTGGAAAGTATTCGAGGACGCGATGAACGCAGACATCCTGCTCGACTTCCTGAAGAAACTAATCAAAGACATGCGCAAGACATGTGAGCCGAAGGCACGCTACCGCGTCAGGAATTGGGCGGCCTATATAATGAAGGCCTGATCAACCGAGGGAACGTGACAATATGGATAAATGAAGCCGGCCTTACCAGAATACCCGACGCCATACCCACGCGTGGTCGCTGGCATCTGTACGGCGATACGCTGATTCAGGCATTACTTGGCGTGAAGACCGTCTATCGACGCACGTTGTGCACCCTGCAAATTTTCGCCCAAAGTCTACGCGATCTAGCCTTCCCGGGCTTGCCGGTGCCGCATTACACCACACTCTGTCGCAGGGCAAAACGCTTGCTGTCGAACTGCCGATCCTTCGCGACAACGAACCGATCCATCTGGTGGTTGACAGGGCGTTATTGCATAAATCGAGTGTGAGGATGCAATAGCATCGACGGGATAATTGCAGGCGATACGAACGGATTGCGGACGAGCGAGGTCCGCCATACGGTTGATGACGCCGACGCGAACGGCGACCTCGGTCGCCTGCGCGGCGGTGTGACGCGCCCAGAGACAGTGGCCGGTGAGGGTCTTGAACCGATACATCGCATTCTCGGCAAGCGATCGCCGGTGGTAGCCACTGTGTTGCTTCCATTCTCGACGACCGTCACGGGCAATTGCATCAACCGCGCCATTACGCCACGCCGCACCGGGCATATCCGCTGGCCAATGAGCGGCACCCTCGCGTGGCGGAATCGAAGGAATAGCACTGCGTGCAGCAATGGCCGCATGGCATGGCTTGGTGTCGTAGGCACCGTCACCGCCGATGACATCGATTTGTTCTTCGCGTGGAATCTGGTCGAGCAACTTGGCCAGAGCGTCAGCGTCAGCCACATTCTGATTCGTCATTAGCGCGGCATGCACTTGACCTGTATTCGCGTTGAGCGCGAGATGGACTTTACGCCACGTGGGCCGCTTCGAGTAGCCGTGCTGGCGCACCTTCCATTCACCTTCTCCATAGACCTTCAGACCGGTGCTGTCGACAACCAGATGGATCGGTTTATTGTCACGAAGGATCGGCAGTTCGACATCAAGCGTTTTTGCCCGGCGACAGAGCGTGGTGTAATTCGGCACCGGCATGCTCGGGAAGGCCAAATCGCGCAGACTTTGGGTGAAACCTTGCAGGGCGCGCAAGGTCAGTCGATAGACGGTCTTCACGCCAAGTAATGCCTGAATCAGGCGTATCGCCGTATAGACACGGGCGACCACGTGTGGGTATGGCATCGGGTATTCTGGCAAGGACGGCTTCATCTATCCATATTGTTACGTTCCCCCGGTTGATCAGGTCTTCATCATTATAGGCCGCCCAATTTTTGACACGGTAGCGTGCCTTCGGCTCACCTTTCTTGTGTATGTCCTTGCGCATTTTCTTGGCAAAAATTAGGCAGTTACTCTGGAATCTGACTTGATAGGAGGCTGGCCCAGCGACCGTTGCGCGTAAACGTCAACGGATCTCGCTCGATTTATGCAACAACGCCGTGTCAAAAAGTGAGGCACGCATCACAGCTGCGTGAGTAGTACGCAGGAGAGCACGGCGACGATCCACATCGCCGGCTTGATCTCGTGGCGCTTGCCGGTGAACAGCTTAAGCACTACGAAGGCGAGGAAGCCGTAGGCGGTACCGTTGGTGATCGAGTAGGTCAGTGGGATCAGCACCATTGCGATGAAGGCGGGGATCGCCTCGTCGAAGCGGTGCCAGTCGATCTTAGTGATCGACTCCATCATGAACACACCCACCAGGATCAGCGCTGGCGCGGTGGCGATTGCCGGCACCAGCGAGAGCAGCGGCGAGAGCATCAGGAAAGGCAGGAAGCAGATGCCGGCCACCACCGCCACCAGCCCAGTACGCCCGCCTGCCGAGATACCGGCGGTCGATTCGATGTAGGCGTTGGCGGGGCTAGTGCCCAACGGCGCAGAGACCACCATCGAAAATGCGTCGACCATCATCGACTGACGGATATTGCACGGATTGCCGTCGCGATCGATCAAGTTTCCGGCATCCGAGATCGCCATGAAGGTCGACAGCGCGTCGAAGAAGGCGGTGAACAGCATCATGAAAATGAACGGCCAGTAGGCTACCTTCAGCGCTCCGATCAGGTCGAGCTGACCGATGCCGGAGAAGTCCGGCGCAGCCACCAGACCGTTCCAGTTGACCAGCGTCCTGGTGGCGGTCACGGTCGGCCAATAGGCGGTGCCGTCGCCCCAGACACGACCGATTGGGATCGCCAGCAGAGTGGTTACCACGATGCCGATCATCAGCGCGCCGGTTACGCGGCGCACCACCAGCACGGTGGTGACGGCCAGCCCAATCAGGAAGGTGACGATCACTGGATTCAGCGAGGCTGCGTGCACTACAGTGACCGGGTCGCCCACCAGGAACTTAGCGTTGACCAGGCCGATCAGGCAGATGAACAGACCGATTCCGCAGGACACGGCATAGCGTAGGTTGGGCGGGATCGCGTCTACCACCAGCTTACGCGCGTTGAAAGCGGCCAGCACAGCGAAGATCACGCCAGCCCAAAACACGCAGCCGAGCGCAGTCTGCCAGGGCATGCGCCCACCGTGCACCATCACGAAGGTAAACAGCGCATTCATGCCCATGCCAGGCGCGACCAGCGCAGGATTGCGTGCATACAGGCCCATCGCGCAGCTGCCGAGGAAGCTGACGATCACGGTGGCGGTCAGCGCGGACGCGAATGGTACGCCTGCCTGGGACAGGATGCCGGGATTGACGATAATAATATACATCGCCGTCAGGAACGTCGTGATGCCCGCGACGATCTCCGTACGCATCCGCGAACCAGATTTGCAGATGCCGAAGAAGCGCTCGAGCATCGAGTTCGAAGTCTGGGCTTTGCTGCCGTTGTGCGCGTCCATCGGAAAAGCTCTCCTCAAAAAACAGTTCAAAATGCTATTGATCCGTATTCGCGTTGAGCGCGAGATGGACTTTACGCCACGTGCGCCGCTTTGAGTAGCCGTGCTGGCGCACACCTTCCATTCACCTTCGCCATAAACTTTCAGACCGGTACTTTCGACTACCAGATGGATCGGTTCGCTGTCGCGAAGGATTGGCAGTTCGATATCAAGCATTTCCCCCCGGCGGAAGAACGTTGTGTAATTCGGCACCGGAAAG from Burkholderia sp. encodes the following:
- a CDS encoding hydrogen peroxide-inducible genes activator, translated to MTLTELKYIVAVARERHFGRAAEACFVSQPTLSVAIKKLEDELNVQIFERGSSEVSVTPIGKQIVTQAQRVLEQTFAIKEIVKQGKDPLVGPFRLGVIYTIGPYLLPTLVKQMIHRVPQMPLMLQENYTLKLLELLKQGEIDATIMALPFPETGLMVRPLYDEPFVVALPSSHPWSKRHKINTTELKQETMLLLGNGHCFRDHVLGACPELMHFSQTADGIQKTFEGSSLETIRHMVASGVGITVLPRMSVGKVGPLANNADADLLSYVSFDEPIPDRRVALVWRKSFTRMPAIDAISEAITACDLPGVTKLDMPATLN
- a CDS encoding NCS2 family permease; protein product: MDAHNGSKAQTSNSMLERFFGICKSGSRMRTEIVAGITTFLTAMYIIIVNPGILSQAGVPFASALTATVIVSFLGSCAMGLYARNPALVAPGMGMNALFTFVMVHGGRMPWQTALGCVFWAGVIFAVLAAFNARKLVVDAIPPNLRYAVSCGIGLFICLIGLVNAKFLVGDPVTVVHAASLNPVIVTFLIGLAVTTVLVVRRVTGALMIGIVVTTLLAIPIGRVWGDGTAYWPTVTATRTLVNWNGLVAAPDFSGIGQLDLIGALKVAYWPFIFMMLFTAFFDALSTFMAISDAGNLIDRDGNPCNIRQSMMVDAFSMVVSAPLGTSPANAYIESTAGISAGGRTGLVAVVAGICFLPFLMLSPLLSLVPAIATAPALILVGVFMMESITKIDWHRFDEAIPAFIAMVLIPLTYSITNGTAYGFLAFVVLKLFTGKRHEIKPAMWIVAVLSCVLLTQL